The sequence TGAGAACGACCCGCCCTGGTCGTGGCCCCTCAAAGGGGCGATTGATCAACCCTAAAAGCGGGTGATTGGTTCTACTTTCGTCAATACCGTGGCGATCGAGGACTGTTCGACCCACAACAGTTGGATCAATACTGTTGCGTTGGACTTCCACAATTCGGCTAAACTCCCAGTCTCCTGCGCCCCACGGCAACCCAAAGATCGTAATCAAGTCGTCTTGAGTCATCGTTTCTTCGGCTCTGGTCTGGGCGATTCCTGGTTCGACTGCCACATTTAGCGTAAAAGAGGCGGCGATCGCCAACAGTCCTGACTGCCAAACTCGCTTCAGCATAGGAATTGATTCAACAACGAATTTCACCATTTACAACAACATCTCAATCAACTATTCCGGTTAGAGGAAACACGAGCAGCCTATCAGGGGTTCATTCCCCTCAACACACGCTACCAGGACACACCAACGGTGCAGGCGATGGCGGAGGTAGCGGGGGCACGACAGGCGTCTTGTTATCAGCGGCTGGGGGAGTAGGGGTAGCGGCTGGGGCTTCACGGGCAGGTGGAGCCTCTCGCGCCGCTGGAACTTCTCGTACCGCAGGTGGAGTCTCTCGCGCTGCTGGAACCGCACGAGGTGTCGGATCTCGTCGTGGCGTAGCTCGATCGCTGGAACGGGTAGTCGATCGCGGAGACGCAGCTGGGGAGTTGACTTGGCTGGGGGTGGCTGCGGTGACTGGAGCAGGGGCAACGGTCGGGGACGGAGAGGGGCTTGCGGTTTGACCCGCAATCAGGCGATCGATCTCGGTCAACTTATCTCGATATTGTTGCGATCGCGCCTTGACCTGATCCGCAATAAACACTTCATCTGCAATTCCATCCAGGGCTGCTAGCGCGGTTTCCCATTGTCCCTTCGCAAACTCATAGGCATCCAACGTCCCTGCGGTTGACCGTGTTGTAGCCGCTTGAGCCGCTTCTTCTGCCTGCTGCAACAGAGTAACCGCCTCTTGCTCGCGTTCGAGCTGCTGATTAAGCTCCTTCAACCGGGCATCGTACGCATTAAAAGAGCTGTCTATTTGTCGATACAAATCCGTGTTTCGGTCGATCAAGTTGAGTTGGGTGTCGAGCTGATTCACCGCGTCAGCCAGGAGATTGCGCGCATCTTCTAAGACTTCGACTGTTGTGGCTGACTCAGCAGAGGCGATCGCTGCCTCGGCTTGCTGCACCGTCTCTCGATAGCGGTTTGTAAACTCCTGCCCACTGGTGCAATTGTTAAAGGTGCGACACAGCGGCGCAACGTAGGGTGAGACACCTGCTAACCCTACACCTCCCAATAACAACGCCACCAGGGGAATCACCACCGTCTGACGTGAGTTAAACCAACCCCGTTGTAACGGCGTGAAGGAGGCACCGCTGCCAAGAGCGGCAACTTGTGTGGCTGCTGTTTGCGTGGCTTCAGGGGTAGACCCAGTCCCATTCGTTGCCGCAGTTGTTGCGCCTGCCGGGGTGACTGGTCGCTCAAAAGTATGAGCAGGGGGAATCCCAACAGGCATCGCCTCAGTAGCTTCAGCGGCTACAGACGGTGATGCTCCCTGCCAATCGGGATTAGGTTGGGTGATATTGGGTGACGATCCTGTCAGGAGGGGAGGGGGTGTGACTTGCCCGATCGCCTGTTTTGGTTGTCCAATGGCGGTAGGTGGCACATTCCCCGCTAGCTGAGTCGCAGCCTGCAAAATCAACGGTTGCAGATCTGCCAAGACTGCCTGCGCAGAGGGATAGCGATCTTGTGGCTTTT is a genomic window of Oscillatoria sp. FACHB-1407 containing:
- a CDS encoding serine/threonine-protein kinase, producing the protein MTAAAEIVPGTIVDNRYQIQKILGQGGFGRTYLAADSRRFGELCVLKEFAPLGSDEYVLQKARELFQREAKILHGLNHPQIPKFLAWFEDNGRLFIGQEYVNGKTYWTLLQERQQQGLTFTEAEVVLWLRDLLNVLSYIHDRKIIHRDISPDNIMLPDGKSLPVLIDFGVVKEAATQLIGATPGNSLIQASVVVGKFGYAPYEQIRLGQCSARTDLYALAVTAVVLLTGKHPSQFIDRTTLDWLWHSMVQIDPRFVAILDQLMAEKPQDRYPSAQAVLADLQPLILQAATQLAGNVPPTAIGQPKQAIGQVTPPPLLTGSSPNITQPNPDWQGASPSVAAEATEAMPVGIPPAHTFERPVTPAGATTAATNGTGSTPEATQTAATQVAALGSGASFTPLQRGWFNSRQTVVIPLVALLLGGVGLAGVSPYVAPLCRTFNNCTSGQEFTNRYRETVQQAEAAIASAESATTVEVLEDARNLLADAVNQLDTQLNLIDRNTDLYRQIDSSFNAYDARLKELNQQLEREQEAVTLLQQAEEAAQAATTRSTAGTLDAYEFAKGQWETALAALDGIADEVFIADQVKARSQQYRDKLTEIDRLIAGQTASPSPSPTVAPAPVTAATPSQVNSPAASPRSTTRSSDRATPRRDPTPRAVPAARETPPAVREVPAAREAPPAREAPAATPTPPAADNKTPVVPPLPPPSPAPLVCPGSVC